Genomic segment of Saccharomycodes ludwigii strain NBRC 1722 chromosome VI, whole genome shotgun sequence:
cgataaaattttaaaaaaattgaaatttcaAGACGTTGAATTTTTGGTTCCTATTCTGGCTAAAAACTTTGTTGATTTATCAAATATCAGCATCACCACATCAAGCTCCACTCTATACTTTCAggaaatttacaaaaacaaagGTAAtgcatttattattatgattttcAGTGAATTGAAGCGTTTAGATGAACATCGACTTGAACTCAAGTTTATTGACTACattaattctttaataGTTGAAGTAGAAGAACAGATAGATAATGGCGGTAAGTCGTTTGACATCATATTAACCTGtttaattgatttatatCCTATTATGACACGTATTTGttcttctatttttttatcctcgaatttccaaaaaatattgatcGCTTCTGCCACAAATACTgctaataacaacaatataaaaaatattttcaaattgcTAAGTGTCGCATGCATTGACGAGTCTGTGCGTGTTTTCATTGCGGAAAATTATTTGgatgttttaattaaatgTTTACAAATCgctaatttaaaattgttcTGTGCCGCAGTTTTGGTCAAAATATGgaattttacaaaattgGTTAACGAACACAACGTTAACTTAACAGATTTAACCCAAATATTCATTGAGGAAATATTATCTTATGATATGGACCATCAGGACGTCGTAATTGTTGGTACCACGTCATTTTATcctgaattaaaaaaaacggAATCTGTAATTAACCAAAAAGTAACTGCGGAAAAACAGGAACTATCATTAGCCATAGAAAGTTTGAGTTATctaagtttaaaaaaacaagttGGTCACATTATCAGACAAAACGGTGATTTatgtttaaaattttttgatatttttagaaaTGATGATTATAGCTCTGAAACTTATGGTCTTTTGTCAATAATTTGCAATTCAATTGAACCACCCACTGATAATGAAAAGGAGCATAAGGATTTGGGAAATTTGGTAGGTACTCTTGCCGCCAAGGGAGAAGAAAGTTCTATGGACACTGAAGAGACTAACGAAAACATTCACGATTTTGTGGAAGATTATATTTTAGATTTAGGCGTTATCAACTACATCATTGCacatttttccaaattttctttaGGAAGTAAGGAACTGATTGGTAAATTATTCTATTATGTTTGTAAACATGATCGCGAATTCATTTCTGACTTGGATAAAACGGGTGACATTTTGATTTCCATTATCAGAGAAAAAATAGCAGTAGCTGGGTCTTCCTCTTTACGTTCTGTCATTGCTAATGATCCACCCTCACTCAGAGCATTGAGATTAATTTTGATGTTTAACGATCCAGCTAAGGTATTTTATAATCATGAAAAGGATATTCTAGAAGCCACAGTGCTTTTTATGGAAAGTCTACCGTCTCCGGATAGTGACAATGATCAAGGGATTAAGACTTATGAAAACTTGATAGCATTGAGCAATTTGGCATCTacttcaaataaaaagttggttaaaattattacatCCAATGGTAACACTACCAAGTATTGGGATAAGATTGAAAACCTCTTAATTGACTCAAATCATATGATTCAGAGATCTGCATTAGAGTTGGTAGTTAATATAATGGCTACAGATATAGAGAGTACGgccaaatttttcaattacGATAATCCCAaaagtttgaaaaattataaattattggTTGATTTTTTCCAGCTAAAAGATGTTAAATCTCAAGAGGCTGTTGCTTCCATTTTTTGCAATGTGGCACATATTCCATTCATATCTTCTTATTTCATTCACGATAAGAAATTAATCAGTAATTTATTGTGTATACTTAAGGAACAAAGAAAGGATGAAGAATTAGTGTACagagtattatttttaattaaaacattGTTAGAGGAGCATTTAGTGAGTGATAATGAGGAAACATTTGTTGGTATTACTGataatttacaaaataaattagcTTTTAAAAAGCTAGTTGaaagttataaaaaaaaaagcaataGTAGTAATGGTGATGCTATTGTACAAGAATGTAatgatatattaaaatatatataatgaacagaaatatatttaaattttgatgattatgaaatagaaaaagaaaaagagaaaaaaaaagatatagtAAATTAATGATTATGAATTTATATGAATTACACTGTCTATTTGTACCTTATTTCCTTTATGTTTCAATGGTTGCTAACTTTCTTCTTGTTAAACAGCTATATTAcaatttgttaaataaGGCTTAATGTTTTAAACGGCACAGTTGAAGCTCAAATCCGATCGGATTTCGGAGTGTTGTGTACAtatagctttttttttttttttttattttttttttttttttttttttttttttttttttccttttttttttccttttttttttttttcttttttataaaagtaTAATATACATTTGTTTCATAAATACTATTACGTGTATATGAAAAAgtcataaaataaaaaccatACAAACTagaaggggaaaaaaaaaaaaaaaaatacaatatgAGTAATATCACTCAAGCTTCAATCCTTAATTCTCAAGATAATGATGTGAATGAGGAACATAATATAGAAGATCAAAATTCTAATTTATCTTATGAGAGCTCATTAATACCAGtgaaatcaaataaaaaaaatgatgataCTGATAACAGCAGCACTCATTTTATCGAAACTAATGATGCTTCTCAAGGAAAATATATCGAAAATGTTACCAATGATTCCACTCAACAAAACAATGATAATGCAGTGTTATTGAAATACAAGGAGGCGTGTTCAGTAGGGGACCTAAAAACAGTTCAAGAATTGATTGAATCAGGAATAATTGAAATCAATCATGACTACGATAATATTGATGGTATATCTGGTTTACATTTAGCTAGTGTAAACAATAGATTATCAGTcgtaaaatatttggtaaCTAAAAAAGCAGATGTTAATTATAAGTGTTTGAATACACTATCTACTCCTTTACATTGGGCTGCGAGGTACGGTTATGTTTATATTGTGGATTACTTATTAAAAGTTGGAGGTGCCGACTATACTCTTGTTGACAGCCAAGGTTTCAATCTATTACATTTATCTGTACATTCTTCTAATATTATGTTAGTTTACTAtgttttgttctttttagTGGATCCAGAATATAACCACAACCATGATCTGGGTAAGTTGGACATTAATGctgttgataataatggaaGAACAGCTTTGTTATGGGCAGCATACCAAGGAGATAGACTAAGTGTGGATGCTTTATTGAAATTCAATGCTAGTACTCAAATCGTAGATGATCAAGGCTTTTCACCATTACATTGGGCAACAGCCAAAGGACAGATAaagattattaatatattgatCGAATATGGATCAGACGTGGCTTTGCAAACTAatgaaggaaaaaatattatgatCATAGCAGAAGAGATGAATACAACGATACAGTTACAACAAGCTCTTTATGAGTCTGGCTTTGATGGAAATTGTTTGCCCctaaaaaagtatttttctAAACCAAAGGGTGCTAAAATGGTTGTATTTATAACACCTACAATATTGGTGGGATGCGTATTCAAAGCTTTTAGTATGatgaacttttttttaagtttatGTGTATTTGTTATtcctttattattaataaccaTGAAGCTTTTAAAAAGCTATGTGCTTCCATCCTTTTACTTGAAGAAGACATTTcgtaaaaagaaaaatagtGACCAAATTATAGGCTATTATTCTTTCCAATCAatggttttaaaaacaCCATTTATGCTAGGTGTTGCCGGTgcgattattttttggatattATACTGccatttatttaaaatcattccatatttaaataaaaaggaaggATTATTGTCACATTTTTTAACTAGCTTTCAATTTCTACTGTTTACTATTACCAGTACTGTCTTATTAGTCAAATTGGTCTATTCTGATCCCGGTATTATTCCATATGATGAAGTTAATCATGAACAATCTAGACAAGCCATTGCAGAATTGATGAAATGTGGGAAATACGATTcgaaaaatttttcattggAAACATGTATTAGAAAGCCATTAAGGTGCAAATATTCTAGCTTCCATAAAAAGTTAATTGCCAGATTTGATCATTATTGTCCATGGGTATATAATGATCTTGGATTGTTCAACCataaattgtttatatttttcgtTATCAGTGCATTACTTACAGGATTAAGCTTTTATCGTGTTTGTatgatatattttgataACTTACCGGATGTTGAAGAGGAACTTTGCAGAAAACAcagaataattttattaggAGACGATGATGAATTCTGTAATGGGTTTATACATGATAAATTTACGTTTAATATATTGGTAtggattttattaaattgtaTATGGGTTTCGATTTTGTTGTTTACTCAATTTATGGAACAGCTGAAAGGTACGACCACTTAtgaatttattgaattgaaaagaGAAATGAAGAGACAAGAAGATAATGCAACAAATAGCTATGTGAACGTGTTTTTTGAAACTGCACCAGAGGAATTATTTAAGCCTAGCGGGAATGGGGAggatgaagaagatgacACAGGGTTGTTGCCAGATATTGAGCAAAACGGAACGAGTACCAATGTCCTTACCACAACCATGAATGCTAGTACAAGGAAATTATGTTTTGGACCATGTCTAGCATTAATTGGATTAGATCAGTGTATTGcgttattaaaaagaagaagaagtcATCTCTTATTGCCTACTAACTATGGATGGAAAACAAATTTGAAAGATTTTTGGTTGACTACTAATTTATCTGCACCAATTTTCCAAAGAATCTTTAGTTTGCATAGTTCTCCGCCACAAATGGCTTTATTGAATGGACAAATTGTTGATTATTTTGAGTTATATGAACTACCGAGACATTTAGATGAATATGAAGTGTGATGTTATATGCGAGATTGTATTTATTGTGTTTATACGATAGCTAATGACAGTAATTAAATACTAATGATATATGTATAGtccaatattatcatttaaaatataactttttttgtttttttgtgacgttttttttttttttttttttttcttttttttggcgttttttttttttttttttttgtcgttATGCTATAATTGACGTGTTAATTTACCATAATAggaaacaataaaattatttttctttctttctttttttttttctttctttctttctttcttttttattattattatattattattagtatataAGATAAAAACATCCTCTTGCACACAAAAACCACAAACTTTATCCAAAAAGGGCATTTTCTAGTTTCAACTTTGTAGACTAAACAGGCAACTACAATGGGTATTCAAGGATTATTACCACAATTGAAAGATATTCAACAACCAACCACATTGGAAAGATATAGAGGATCTACGTTGGCGATTGATGGGTATGCATGGTTGCATAGAGCAGCACATGGTTGCTGTTTGGAGCTAACATTGGAACAACCAACCAATAACTATTTACGGTTTTTAATCAAGAGATTAACAAtgttaaaatatcaatataatattaagcCGTACTTGGTATTTGACGGTGCATCGTTAATaactaaacaaaaaacaaacttgAAAAGACAGGAAAGCAGggagaaaaacaaaagctTAGCATTGAAGTTTCATAGAGAGGGAAACTCAAAGTGTGCctttgaatattttgcCAAGAGTGTTGCTATAACGCCTGAAATGATGAAATGTTGGATAGAttattgtaaaaataacGATGTGTCGTACATTGTAGCTCCATATGAGGCAGATCCACAGCTAGTGTATTTAGAAAAGATGGGATTGGTCGATGGAATTATTAGTGAGGATTCAGATTTGTTGGTTTTCGGGTGCAATAGGTTAATCACTAAATTAAACGATAGAGGTGAATGCATTGAGATTTCAAAAGATGATTTTAAACGCTTGCCTATGAAATTTCCACTTTACGATTTGAATCAAGACGAATTACAAAATTTGGTAGTTTTATCTGGGTGTGATTATACCAGTGGTGTCAATGGAATCGGAATAGTCAAGGCGATGAAATTAGTCAGAAAGTACAGAAAATtggataaaataatattattgttacaaAGGGATGACAAATTGAGGAATGGTGctgaatatttaaaagaatgTGAGTATGCCAAGACATGTTTCAAATACCAGCGTTGTTTCTCCCCAATTACCAATAAGTTAGTTACATTAAATGACATTGAGGATGAAGATGTAttgaaaaatgttaaagatgaaaaaattttccaatatATTGGATTAGCAATATCCAAAAAAACTGGTTTACgtgaaaatttaataaaagacGACGAAATAGATCATGATCTACATAAGTTAATTGCAATAGGAAATAGATATCCAAATGATCATACTAAATGTTTAGTAAATAGAGAAATCATATTAGCAGCTGGTATGCCAACAACATACAACGATAATAGCATCACTACATCTATCAACGATAAGCCTAGATGTTTGAAAAGATCTTTAACAATAgattcatttttcattcagaaaaagaaaagggagACAGATGTGTCAATGGATACTTTTAATGGTACCAATATTgctaagaaaaaaagtgaaaacgAATCTGAAGGTATTGATTCagtaatagaaaaaaaagttagaaaaaggaaattatGCGGTGGAATTAGTCTTGATACTGCGAATGGAGGTAATGTTGGTAGCAAATTTTTCACGAAAAGTTTTGCTACAGTTAGTAGTATAAATACTTTATCGGTATGTAATAGTACTAATTCCAATTCTACTGTTGGTAAACAAGAGTATCTTTCAAATGGAATAGAGATAACTACTGAAAAGAGGCCATTGAAGGAAATTGAATCATCTGATGAATATAATGATGTAAATAGTGATACAGGAGCCAATGAGATTATGAAAGACGATTTGttacaaacaaaaattaagaaaaataaagaagatGAAATAAAACTGGATGAAAACGTTATGGATGGAATTATTGaaactaataacaatagtgAGAAACAGATTAAGAAGACACCTATTTTGTTGTCTAAATATGCGTATTCTATCAAAGATAAGGATAAGgaagtaataaaaataccattAAGAGAGAAAGATGCTAATAGTAACATTAGTATAATTAAATCACATCTGAGACCTAGCATTAGAAGTAAAAGTAGTAGTATAAGTACAGTTGAAAGTAGTAGTGGTAGTGATGATAGTGGTatcaaaagaagaagaacacCTTCTCTGACATTAAgtagatttatttataaggAATAAACAAGCTCTAAGTTATGAAGATTatgataatataaattttttttttactgtgttgtgggtgtgggtgtgggtgtgggtgtgggtgtgggtgtagaaagagaaagacaaagaga
This window contains:
- the SHE4 gene encoding She4p (similar to Saccharomyces cerevisiae YOR035C | SHE4 | Swi5p-dependent HO Expression), with protein sequence MASTQMKCNNNDNDLVELNAFCNRLNNNLKIENANSTRDYEEAIAESWEIFSKLNSITDGATISTALKNTEYIEKMINEIEIVWVRSFKDHNVSRQYLLNSIWGHNNRDLARHFELIFKLNVNFISNNMNSNKILHILNIAIEALDTNPNSTEFLPVELHTLLKKNGSNLVCLEFITLLLKNDKILKKLKFQDVEFLVPILAKNFVDLSNISITTSSSTLYFQEIYKNKGNAFIIMIFSELKRLDEHRLELKFIDYINSLIVEVEEQIDNGGKSFDIILTCLIDLYPIMTRICSSIFLSSNFQKILIASATNTANNNNIKNIFKLLSVACIDESVRVFIAENYLDVLIKCLQIANLKLFCAAVLVKIWNFTKLVNEHNVNLTDLTQIFIEEILSYDMDHQDVVIVGTTSFYPELKKTESVINQKVTAEKQELSLAIESLSYLSLKKQVGHIIRQNGDLCLKFFDIFRNDDYSSETYGLLSIICNSIEPPTDNEKEHKDLGNLVGTLAAKGEESSMDTEETNENIHDFVEDYILDLGVINYIIAHFSKFSLGSKELIGKLFYYVCKHDREFISDLDKTGDILISIIREKIAVAGSSSLRSVIANDPPSLRALRLILMFNDPAKVFYNHEKDILEATVLFMESLPSPDSDNDQGIKTYENLIALSNLASTSNKKLVKIITSNGNTTKYWDKIENLLIDSNHMIQRSALELVVNIMATDIESTAKFFNYDNPKSLKNYKLLVDFFQLKDVKSQEAVASIFCNVAHIPFISSYFIHDKKLISNLLCILKEQRKDEELVYRVLFLIKTLLEEHLVSDNEETFVGITDNLQNKLAFKKLVESYKKKSNSSNGDAIVQECNDILKYI
- the AKR1 gene encoding palmitoyltransferase AKR1 (similar to Saccharomyces cerevisiae YDR264C | AKR1 | AnKyrin Repeat containing (paralog of YOR034C | AKR2)) → MSNITQASILNSQDNDVNEEHNIEDQNSNLSYESSLIPVKSNKKNDDTDNSSTHFIETNDASQGKYIENVTNDSTQQNNDNAVLLKYKEACSVGDLKTVQELIESGIIEINHDYDNIDGISGLHLASVNNRLSVVKYLVTKKADVNYKCLNTLSTPLHWAARYGYVYIVDYLLKVGGADYTLVDSQGFNLLHLSVHSSNIMLVYYVLFFLVDPEYNHNHDLGKLDINAVDNNGRTALLWAAYQGDRLSVDALLKFNASTQIVDDQGFSPLHWATAKGQIKIINILIEYGSDVALQTNEGKNIMIIAEEMNTTIQLQQALYESGFDGNCLPLKKYFSKPKGAKMVVFITPTILVGCVFKAFSMMNFFLSLCVFVIPLLLITMKLLKSYVLPSFYLKKTFRKKKNSDQIIGYYSFQSMVLKTPFMLGVAGAIIFWILYCHLFKIIPYLNKKEGLLSHFLTSFQFLLFTITSTVLLVKLVYSDPGIIPYDEVNHEQSRQAIAELMKCGKYDSKNFSLETCIRKPLRCKYSSFHKKLIARFDHYCPWVYNDLGLFNHKLFIFFVISALLTGLSFYRVCMIYFDNLPDVEEELCRKHRIILLGDDDEFCNGFIHDKFTFNILVWILLNCIWVSILLFTQFMEQLKGTTTYEFIELKREMKRQEDNATNSYVNVFFETAPEELFKPSGNGEDEEDDTGLLPDIEQNGTSTNVLTTTMNASTRKLCFGPCLALIGLDQCIALLKRRRSHLLLPTNYGWKTNLKDFWLTTNLSAPIFQRIFSLHSSPPQMALLNGQIVDYFELYELPRHLDEYEV
- the DIN7 gene encoding exodeoxyribonuclease DIN7 (similar to Saccharomyces cerevisiae YDR263C | DIN7 | DNA Damage INducible (paralog of YOR033C | EXO1)), whose translation is MGIQGLLPQLKDIQQPTTLERYRGSTLAIDGYAWLHRAAHGCCLELTLEQPTNNYLRFLIKRLTMLKYQYNIKPYLVFDGASLITKQKTNLKRQESREKNKSLALKFHREGNSKCAFEYFAKSVAITPEMMKCWIDYCKNNDVSYIVAPYEADPQLVYLEKMGLVDGIISEDSDLLVFGCNRLITKLNDRGECIEISKDDFKRLPMKFPLYDLNQDELQNLVVLSGCDYTSGVNGIGIVKAMKLVRKYRKLDKIILLLQRDDKLRNGAEYLKECEYAKTCFKYQRCFSPITNKLVTLNDIEDEDVLKNVKDEKIFQYIGLAISKKTGLRENLIKDDEIDHDLHKLIAIGNRYPNDHTKCLVNREIILAAGMPTTYNDNSITTSINDKPRCLKRSLTIDSFFIQKKKRETDVSMDTFNGTNIAKKKSENESEGIDSVIEKKVRKRKLCGGISLDTANGGNVGSKFFTKSFATVSSINTLSVCNSTNSNSTVGKQEYLSNGIEITTEKRPLKEIESSDEYNDVNSDTGANEIMKDDLLQTKIKKNKEDEIKLDENVMDGIIETNNNSEKQIKKTPILLSKYAYSIKDKDKEVIKIPLREKDANSNISIIKSHLRPSIRSKSSSISTVESSSGSDDSGIKRRRTPSLTLSRFIYKE